One genomic segment of Cystobacter fuscus DSM 2262 includes these proteins:
- a CDS encoding dipeptidase yields the protein MQDVMELHRRWCIADGHADSLMWNRDLCERSSEGHVDFPRLREVGMKLQCFTLVTRGFPFIGGFETFALMRGWPRAARASEWSRALWQIERLEEFCRRSEGQVGIATSGRALEDNLARGRLSAVLGIEGAHAIEGRVERVAELHQRGVRFMGLTHLSNNEAGGSSFPLMGNRPLSPLGHAVLEEMARVGMGVDMAHASERTLTDILAHPTARVFSSHTGVRGAGGGWRNLSDEVLRGIARRGGVVGIILAPVYLGGDALDDVVRHIEHALDVMGEEGVGIGSDYDGMVALPKGIQDVTDLPKLTQVLLRRHPEALVERVLGGNFRRFFRETLGG from the coding sequence ATGCAAGATGTGATGGAGTTGCACCGGCGCTGGTGCATCGCGGACGGGCACGCGGACTCGCTGATGTGGAATCGCGATCTCTGCGAGCGCTCCTCCGAGGGGCACGTGGACTTTCCCCGCCTGCGCGAGGTGGGGATGAAGTTGCAATGCTTCACGCTCGTCACCCGTGGCTTTCCCTTCATCGGCGGCTTCGAGACCTTCGCCCTGATGCGCGGGTGGCCCCGGGCGGCCCGCGCGAGTGAATGGTCGCGCGCCCTGTGGCAGATCGAGCGTCTGGAGGAGTTCTGCCGCCGCTCCGAGGGGCAGGTGGGCATCGCCACCTCGGGACGCGCGCTGGAGGACAACCTCGCGCGGGGGCGGCTGTCGGCCGTGCTCGGCATCGAGGGGGCGCATGCCATCGAGGGGCGGGTGGAGCGCGTGGCGGAGCTGCACCAGCGCGGCGTGCGCTTCATGGGGCTCACCCACCTGTCCAACAACGAGGCGGGAGGCTCCTCCTTTCCGCTGATGGGCAACCGGCCCCTGTCACCCCTGGGGCACGCGGTGCTGGAGGAGATGGCGCGCGTGGGCATGGGGGTGGACATGGCCCACGCCTCCGAGCGGACGCTGACGGACATCCTCGCCCACCCCACGGCCCGCGTCTTCTCCTCCCACACGGGGGTGCGGGGCGCGGGGGGCGGTTGGCGCAACCTCTCGGACGAGGTGCTGCGGGGCATCGCCCGGCGCGGCGGCGTGGTGGGCATCATCCTCGCGCCCGTGTACCTGGGGGGAGATGCCCTCGATGACGTCGTGCGCCACATCGAGCATGCGCTGGACGTGATGGGGGAGGAGGGGGTGGGGATCGGCTCGGACTATGACGGCATGGTGGCCCTGCCCAAGGGCATCCAGGACGTGACGGACCTGCCCAAGCTCACCCAGGTGCTGCTGCGCCGTCACCCCGAGGCGCTCGTGGAGCGCGTGCTCGGCGGAAACTTCCGGAGGTTCTTCCGCGAGACCCTGGGCGGTTGA
- a CDS encoding alpha/beta fold hydrolase, protein MPTLTVDGVPLHYRDEGRGPAVLLFHAFPLHADAFAPQVKALSHRYRFILPDARGLGRSALGEGPTEMSRLAQDGLAILDALGVESAVVGGVSMGGYASMALLREDAGRVRGLVLVDTQAGADDEAGRTRREAAAQDALREGPEASVRAMLPRLVAAGPDSDVGREVAALMRAATPEGLAAAQRGMALRPDNKDILARYAGPALVVVGDKDALTPSDKARQMADLISGARLEIIPDAGHLPNQERPEAFNAVLERFLAEL, encoded by the coding sequence ATGCCCACCCTCACCGTCGATGGCGTCCCCCTGCACTACCGCGACGAGGGCCGCGGACCGGCCGTGCTGCTCTTCCACGCGTTTCCCCTGCACGCGGACGCCTTCGCCCCCCAGGTGAAGGCCCTGTCCCACCGCTACCGCTTCATCCTGCCGGATGCGCGGGGGCTCGGACGGAGCGCGTTGGGCGAGGGGCCCACGGAGATGTCGCGCCTCGCCCAGGATGGCCTGGCGATCCTCGACGCGCTGGGCGTGGAGTCGGCGGTGGTGGGCGGCGTGTCCATGGGCGGCTACGCCAGCATGGCCCTCTTGCGCGAGGACGCGGGCCGCGTCCGGGGGCTCGTGCTCGTGGACACCCAGGCGGGGGCGGACGACGAGGCGGGACGCACGCGCCGGGAAGCCGCGGCCCAGGACGCCCTGCGCGAGGGCCCCGAGGCGAGCGTGCGCGCGATGCTGCCGCGGCTGGTGGCCGCGGGCCCGGACTCGGACGTGGGGCGCGAGGTGGCGGCGCTCATGCGCGCGGCCACGCCCGAGGGCCTCGCCGCGGCCCAGCGGGGCATGGCCCTGCGCCCGGACAACAAGGACATCCTCGCGCGCTACGCCGGCCCCGCCCTCGTGGTGGTGGGCGACAAGGACGCCCTCACCCCGTCGGACAAGGCCCGGCAGATGGCGGACCTCATCTCCGGCGCGCGGCTGGAAATCATCCCGGACGCGGGCCACCTGCCCAACCAGGAGCGGCCCGAGGCCTTCAACGCCGTGCTCGAGCGCTTCCTGGCGGAGCTGTGA
- the corA gene encoding magnesium/cobalt transporter CorA produces MVQVLLLNEGRVLTGGEELLEQPGRKWIDILQPTEEVMARLGERYGLHRLAIEDCLHLDQRPKLEEYPNHQFIVLQGFTALADDVCHLTLHEHHFFLGPDWIITVHELPFPGLEAVGQRIRADPEATLGRGVDVLLYLFADALVDGNFPILDHFNDELEDLESAVFENPQPEHLQRVFAMKRALVTLRRVLSPQRDVVGLLVRRGIPNVSERTVLYFRDVYDHLVRLYEQIDSGRDLLGNVMDGYLSMVANRTNDITKQLTIFSTIFLPLSFITGFFGQNFDFLSHRGFFWLMMLSVVGLPTGLMFWFRRKHWL; encoded by the coding sequence ATGGTCCAGGTCCTGCTGCTGAACGAAGGTCGCGTCCTCACCGGAGGCGAGGAGTTGCTCGAGCAGCCGGGGCGCAAGTGGATCGACATCCTCCAACCCACCGAGGAGGTGATGGCGCGGCTGGGTGAGCGCTACGGCCTGCACCGGCTGGCCATCGAGGACTGTCTGCACCTGGACCAGCGGCCCAAGCTGGAGGAGTACCCGAACCATCAGTTCATCGTGCTCCAGGGGTTCACCGCGCTCGCGGACGACGTGTGCCACCTGACGCTGCACGAGCACCACTTCTTCCTCGGCCCGGACTGGATCATCACCGTGCACGAGCTGCCCTTTCCGGGCCTGGAGGCGGTGGGCCAGCGCATCCGCGCCGATCCCGAGGCGACGCTGGGCCGCGGCGTGGACGTGCTGCTCTACCTGTTCGCGGACGCGCTGGTGGACGGCAACTTCCCCATCCTCGACCACTTCAACGACGAGCTGGAGGACCTGGAGTCCGCGGTCTTCGAGAACCCCCAGCCGGAGCACCTGCAGCGCGTCTTCGCCATGAAGCGCGCGCTGGTGACGCTGCGCCGGGTGCTCTCGCCCCAGCGCGACGTGGTGGGACTGCTCGTGCGGCGGGGCATCCCCAACGTGAGCGAGCGCACGGTGCTCTACTTCCGCGACGTGTACGATCACCTGGTGCGGCTGTACGAGCAGATCGACTCCGGGAGGGATCTGCTGGGCAACGTGATGGACGGCTACCTGTCCATGGTGGCCAACCGCACCAACGACATCACCAAGCAGCTCACCATCTTCTCCACCATCTTCCTGCCCCTGTCCTTCATCACGGGCTTCTTCGGACAGAACTTCGACTTCCTGTCCCACCGGGGCTTCTTCTGGCTGATGATGCTGTCGGTGGTAGGCCTGCCCACGGGGCTCATGTTCTGGTTCCGGCGCAAGCACTGGCTCTAA
- a CDS encoding M4 family metallopeptidase, translated as MTRIRFLAAALLALPLAACEVDNSQLPEGEQKFDEAADLGDIKAALAALPSAEVAGQEANGIPFMITGRLGKADEVQGLAAGAGGRVSKALPGIAAAFRLNAADLVAKRSRTDAQGVTHIRYGQTKNGLPVVNEELIVHVGQDNTIIAANGTAHDGEIAPARATISAEAAKVAALDSTVGRHLQVDGVRLVYVRPSSDAKLQLAYEAIVSGEGLDLPIKDAVYVSALNGSIVARHAKIHSALNRKVYSANNGSSTPGTLKRSEGQAATGDSHVDGNYDKLGGTYNCYKNNFGRDSFDNAGATLISTVHYSSRYTNAYWDGTQMVYGDSDGVQSAPLGLSGDVTTHELTHAVTEYESNLTYSGESGGINEALSDIFGAYCESYESGTWATTNAVFSVGDDVWTPATAGDALRYMYDPAKDGASHDYWTTSTKNVDVHYSSGVANLAFTLLSKGGTHPRGKSTISVPAIGVQKAGAIYYKANTDLFTASTNYSQAKAYLEQAAAALYGAGSPEVAAVTASLQAVGVSVSTPPKTVYLNQTGLSAATNASLSFSLSVPANKAPTFEISGGTGDADLYVRAGAAPTTTTYDCRPYKAGNSETCDLAAKTTTTTFYVLLRAYSSFSGVTLKGSY; from the coding sequence GTGACTCGTATTCGCTTCCTTGCTGCTGCGTTGCTCGCCCTTCCCCTCGCCGCCTGCGAGGTCGACAATTCCCAGCTGCCCGAGGGTGAGCAGAAGTTCGATGAGGCCGCCGACCTCGGCGACATCAAGGCCGCGCTCGCGGCGCTGCCCTCGGCCGAGGTCGCCGGCCAGGAGGCCAACGGCATCCCCTTCATGATCACCGGCCGGCTGGGCAAGGCTGACGAGGTCCAGGGTCTGGCCGCTGGCGCCGGTGGCCGCGTGAGCAAGGCGCTGCCCGGCATCGCCGCGGCGTTCCGCCTCAACGCGGCGGACCTGGTCGCCAAGCGCTCGCGCACGGACGCGCAGGGCGTGACGCACATCCGCTACGGCCAGACGAAGAACGGCCTGCCCGTGGTGAACGAGGAGCTGATCGTCCACGTCGGCCAGGACAACACCATCATCGCGGCCAACGGCACGGCGCACGACGGTGAGATCGCTCCCGCCCGCGCGACCATCTCCGCGGAGGCCGCGAAGGTGGCCGCCCTGGACAGCACGGTGGGCCGCCACCTGCAGGTGGACGGCGTGCGCCTGGTGTACGTGCGCCCCTCCTCCGACGCCAAGCTCCAGCTGGCCTATGAGGCCATCGTGAGCGGCGAGGGCCTCGACCTGCCCATCAAGGACGCCGTCTACGTGAGCGCCCTGAATGGCTCCATCGTGGCGCGTCACGCGAAGATCCACTCGGCGCTCAACCGCAAGGTGTACTCGGCCAACAACGGCAGCTCCACCCCGGGCACGCTCAAGCGCTCCGAGGGCCAGGCGGCCACGGGTGACTCCCACGTCGATGGCAACTACGACAAGCTGGGTGGCACCTACAACTGCTACAAGAACAACTTTGGCCGTGACTCGTTCGACAACGCGGGCGCCACGCTCATCAGCACGGTGCACTACAGCAGCAGGTACACGAACGCCTACTGGGACGGCACCCAGATGGTGTACGGCGACAGCGATGGCGTGCAGTCGGCGCCGCTGGGCCTGTCTGGCGACGTGACCACGCACGAGCTCACCCACGCGGTGACCGAGTACGAGTCCAACCTCACCTACTCGGGTGAGTCCGGCGGCATCAACGAGGCGCTGAGCGACATCTTCGGCGCCTACTGCGAGAGCTACGAGTCGGGCACCTGGGCCACCACCAACGCGGTGTTCAGCGTGGGCGACGACGTGTGGACCCCGGCCACCGCGGGTGACGCGCTCCGCTACATGTACGACCCGGCCAAGGACGGCGCGTCGCACGACTACTGGACCACCAGCACGAAGAACGTCGACGTGCACTACAGCTCGGGCGTGGCCAACCTGGCCTTCACGCTGCTCTCCAAGGGCGGCACGCACCCGCGCGGCAAGTCGACCATCAGCGTGCCGGCCATCGGCGTGCAGAAGGCCGGCGCCATCTACTACAAGGCCAACACCGACCTCTTCACCGCCTCCACCAACTACTCCCAGGCGAAGGCCTACCTCGAGCAGGCCGCGGCGGCGCTCTACGGCGCGGGCTCTCCTGAAGTGGCCGCGGTGACGGCCTCCCTGCAGGCGGTGGGCGTCAGTGTCTCCACGCCTCCCAAGACCGTCTACCTCAACCAGACGGGCCTGAGCGCGGCCACCAATGCCTCGCTGAGCTTCAGCCTGTCCGTGCCGGCCAACAAGGCGCCCACCTTCGAGATCTCGGGTGGCACGGGTGACGCGGACCTCTACGTGCGCGCCGGGGCGGCTCCGACCACGACCACGTACGACTGCCGTCCGTACAAGGCCGGCAACAGCGAGACGTGCGACCTGGCGGCGAAGACGACGACCACCACGTTCTACGTCCTGCTGCGCGCCTACAGCTCCTTCTCGGGTGTGACGCTGAAGGGCAGCTACTAG
- a CDS encoding M4 family metallopeptidase, with product MTRIRFLAAALLALPLAACEVDNTQLPEGAQKFDEAADSLGDIQAALAALPSAQIAGQEANGIPFMITGRLGTADAAQGLAAGAGGRVSKALPGIAAAFRLNAADLVAKRSRTDEQGVTHIRYGQTKNGLPVVNEELIVHVGQDNTIIAANGTAHDGEIAPARASISEEAAKVAALDSTTGRHLQVDGVRLVYVRPSSNAKLQLAYEATVSGEGLDLPIHEAVYVSALDGSILARHTKVHTALNRKLYTANNGTSTPGTLKRSEGGAATGDAHVDGNYAALGATYDCYKTNFGRDGLDNAGGTLISTVHYSRNYVNAYWNSTQMVYGDGDGVQSGMLGLSGDVTTHELTHGVTEKESNLTYSGESGGLNEALSDIFGAYCESYASGTWATTNAVFMVGDDIWTPATPNDALRYMYDPAKDGVSHDYWTTSTKNVDVHYSSGVANLAFTLLSKGGTHPRGKSTTVVPAIGVQKAGAIYYKANTEFFTSSTNYAQAKTYLEQAATALYGAGSPEVAAVTASMLAVGVGAVVVPPTATALTNGVAKTGLGTSSGSELYYYLDVPASTASTFTISGGTGDADLYVKAGSQPTTSSYDCRPYKSGNAESCSIAAKTTATKIYVTLRAYSTFSGVSLTGKY from the coding sequence GTGACTCGTATTCGCTTCCTTGCCGCTGCGTTGCTCGCCCTTCCCCTCGCCGCTTGCGAGGTCGACAACACCCAGCTGCCCGAGGGTGCCCAGAAGTTCGATGAGGCCGCCGACTCCCTCGGCGACATCCAGGCCGCGCTCGCGGCGCTGCCCTCGGCGCAGATCGCCGGCCAGGAGGCCAACGGCATCCCCTTCATGATCACCGGCCGTCTCGGCACGGCGGACGCAGCCCAGGGTCTGGCCGCTGGCGCCGGTGGCCGCGTGAGCAAGGCGCTGCCCGGCATCGCCGCGGCGTTCCGCCTCAACGCGGCGGACCTGGTCGCCAAGCGCTCGCGCACGGACGAGCAGGGCGTGACCCACATCCGCTACGGCCAGACGAAGAACGGCCTGCCCGTGGTGAACGAGGAGCTGATCGTCCACGTCGGCCAGGACAACACCATCATCGCGGCCAACGGCACGGCGCACGACGGTGAGATTGCTCCCGCCCGCGCGAGCATCTCCGAGGAGGCCGCGAAGGTGGCCGCCCTGGACAGCACCACCGGCCGCCACCTGCAGGTGGACGGCGTGCGCCTGGTGTACGTGCGTCCCTCCTCCAACGCCAAGCTCCAGCTGGCCTATGAGGCCACGGTGAGCGGCGAGGGCCTGGACCTGCCCATCCACGAGGCCGTCTACGTGAGCGCCCTGGATGGCTCCATCCTCGCGCGCCACACGAAGGTCCACACCGCGCTCAACCGCAAGCTGTACACGGCCAACAACGGCACCAGCACCCCCGGCACGCTCAAGCGCTCCGAGGGTGGCGCGGCCACGGGTGACGCCCACGTCGATGGCAACTACGCCGCGCTGGGTGCCACCTACGATTGCTACAAGACCAACTTCGGCCGCGACGGCCTCGACAACGCGGGCGGCACGCTCATCAGCACCGTGCACTACAGCCGCAACTACGTGAACGCCTACTGGAACAGCACCCAGATGGTGTACGGCGATGGCGACGGCGTGCAGTCGGGCATGCTCGGTCTGTCCGGGGATGTGACCACGCACGAGCTCACCCACGGCGTGACCGAGAAGGAGTCCAACCTCACCTACTCGGGTGAGTCCGGTGGCCTCAACGAGGCGCTGAGCGACATCTTCGGCGCCTACTGCGAGAGCTACGCCTCGGGCACCTGGGCCACCACCAACGCGGTGTTCATGGTCGGCGACGACATCTGGACCCCGGCCACCCCGAACGACGCCCTGCGCTACATGTACGACCCGGCCAAGGACGGCGTGTCGCACGACTACTGGACCACGAGCACGAAGAACGTCGACGTGCACTACAGCTCGGGCGTGGCCAACCTGGCCTTCACGCTGCTCTCCAAGGGCGGCACGCACCCGCGTGGCAAGTCCACCACGGTGGTCCCGGCCATCGGCGTGCAGAAGGCCGGCGCCATCTACTACAAGGCGAACACCGAGTTCTTCACCTCCTCCACCAACTACGCCCAGGCGAAGACCTACCTCGAGCAGGCCGCCACGGCGCTCTACGGCGCGGGTTCTCCGGAAGTGGCCGCGGTGACCGCCTCCATGTTGGCGGTGGGCGTGGGCGCCGTGGTGGTGCCCCCGACGGCGACCGCGCTGACCAACGGCGTGGCGAAGACGGGCCTGGGTACTTCCTCGGGCAGCGAGCTGTACTACTACCTGGACGTGCCGGCCTCGACGGCCTCCACCTTCACCATCAGCGGTGGCACGGGTGACGCGGACCTGTACGTGAAGGCCGGCTCGCAGCCGACGACCTCCTCGTACGACTGCCGCCCCTACAAGTCCGGCAACGCCGAGAGCTGCTCCATCGCGGCCAAGACGACGGCCACGAAGATCTACGTGACGCTGCGCGCCTACAGCACCTTCTCGGGCGTGTCGCTGACCGGCAAGTACTAG
- a CDS encoding HAD-IIB family hydrolase encodes MPPPRPLREADLSRVEGVFTDVDGTLTTAHRLRSTTIRALERLTDAGFKVVLVTGRPAGWGEAWARTLPVEGVIAENGGLFFLRGAGGRLRKVYAESPRVRGPNRERLQAEVEAVLRQVPGARLSVDSAYTEVDLAVDWNEEARLGEAGAERLEALLRARGVTAVRSSVHINCWLGRFDKRSAVRRFLKLAWGVTPVPGEPRFMYVGDSFNDAPMFGEFALSVGVANVRRVLERIDTPPAFITRAEEGRGFEELVRALLASRGVKRGVRP; translated from the coding sequence ATGCCACCTCCCCGTCCCCTGCGTGAAGCGGACCTCTCCCGAGTGGAGGGCGTCTTCACCGATGTCGATGGCACCCTCACCACCGCGCACCGGTTGCGCTCCACCACCATTCGCGCGCTCGAGCGCCTCACGGACGCGGGCTTCAAGGTGGTGCTGGTGACGGGCCGGCCGGCGGGCTGGGGCGAGGCCTGGGCCCGCACGCTGCCGGTGGAGGGCGTCATCGCGGAGAACGGTGGCCTGTTCTTCCTGCGCGGCGCGGGGGGACGGCTGCGCAAGGTGTACGCGGAGTCCCCGCGCGTCCGGGGGCCCAACCGTGAGCGGCTCCAGGCCGAGGTGGAGGCGGTGCTGCGGCAGGTGCCGGGCGCGCGGCTGTCCGTGGACAGCGCCTACACCGAGGTGGACCTGGCGGTGGACTGGAACGAGGAGGCGCGGCTGGGCGAGGCGGGCGCCGAGCGCCTGGAAGCCCTGCTGCGCGCGCGCGGTGTGACGGCGGTGCGCTCGTCGGTACACATCAACTGCTGGCTGGGCCGCTTCGACAAGCGCTCGGCGGTGCGCCGCTTCCTGAAGCTCGCCTGGGGGGTGACGCCCGTGCCGGGCGAGCCCCGCTTCATGTACGTGGGGGATAGTTTCAATGACGCTCCGATGTTCGGGGAGTTCGCCCTGAGCGTCGGGGTGGCCAACGTGCGGCGGGTGCTCGAGCGCATCGACACGCCGCCGGCCTTCATCACCCGGGCGGAGGAGGGCAGGGGCTTCGAGGAGCTCGTTCGGGCCCTGCTCGCCTCCCGGGGAGTCAAAAGGGGAGTCAGACCGTGA
- a CDS encoding class I SAM-dependent rRNA methyltransferase, which translates to MNVVKLELAPGLGRHLRAGHPWVFRKALAQVPKIPPGSVVDLAENGKFVARGYFDPHSAIAVRVLTRNPRQAIDAAFFAQRVKQALAERRSLIDLKDTDSFRLLHGEGDGLPGVVVDLYGRYAVLKLYSAGLTPYRGLIIEALKAAVPELQGIIGRDEVGRDDVEEDEGRGAGRMLWGEKAPELLTIRERGATFLVDAWKGQKTGFFLDQRENRYLIRRLAEGRDVLNCFCFSGGFSVNAALGGAKSVFSVDLDPEAIALARENFTRNGLPAEKYDFLAADVFKLLASFREEGRTFDLIILDPPAFAKSQKAVQAAIDGYASLNRQALGLLRPGGLLATASCSARVGPDDFLGAVKEAAFKAGVDLALVEERYQPPDHPIRLQFPEGKYLKFYVMASV; encoded by the coding sequence GTGAATGTCGTGAAGTTGGAGCTCGCACCGGGGCTGGGCCGTCACCTGCGCGCGGGGCACCCGTGGGTGTTCCGCAAGGCGCTCGCCCAGGTGCCGAAGATTCCCCCGGGCAGCGTGGTGGACCTGGCGGAGAACGGGAAGTTCGTGGCGCGCGGCTACTTCGATCCGCACTCGGCCATCGCCGTGCGGGTGCTCACGCGCAACCCCCGCCAGGCCATCGACGCGGCCTTCTTCGCCCAGCGCGTGAAGCAGGCGCTCGCCGAGCGGCGCTCGCTCATCGACCTGAAGGACACGGACAGCTTCCGACTCCTGCACGGCGAGGGCGATGGGCTGCCGGGCGTGGTGGTGGACCTGTATGGCCGCTACGCGGTGCTCAAGCTGTACTCGGCGGGCCTCACGCCCTACCGGGGGCTCATCATCGAGGCGCTCAAGGCGGCGGTGCCCGAGCTCCAGGGCATCATCGGCCGGGACGAGGTGGGCCGGGACGACGTGGAGGAGGACGAGGGCCGGGGCGCGGGGCGGATGCTCTGGGGCGAGAAGGCGCCGGAGCTGCTCACCATCCGCGAGCGCGGGGCGACGTTCCTCGTGGACGCCTGGAAGGGGCAGAAGACGGGCTTCTTCCTGGATCAGCGCGAGAACCGCTACCTCATCCGGCGGCTGGCCGAGGGCCGCGACGTGCTCAACTGCTTCTGCTTCAGCGGTGGGTTCTCGGTGAACGCGGCGCTGGGTGGGGCCAAGAGCGTGTTCTCGGTGGATCTGGATCCGGAGGCCATCGCCCTGGCGCGCGAGAACTTCACGCGCAACGGCCTGCCGGCGGAGAAGTACGACTTCCTGGCGGCGGACGTGTTCAAGCTCCTGGCGTCCTTCCGCGAGGAGGGCCGCACGTTCGATCTCATCATCCTGGACCCGCCCGCGTTCGCGAAGAGCCAGAAGGCGGTGCAGGCGGCGATCGACGGGTATGCCTCGCTCAACCGCCAGGCGCTGGGGCTGTTGCGGCCCGGGGGCCTGTTGGCGACGGCCTCGTGCTCGGCGCGCGTGGGCCCGGACGACTTCCTGGGCGCGGTGAAGGAAGCGGCCTTCAAGGCGGGGGTGGATCTCGCCCTGGTGGAGGAGCGCTACCAGCCGCCCGATCATCCCATCCGGCTGCAGTTCCCGGAGGGCAAGTACCTGAAGTTCTACGTGATGGCGTCCGTGTGA
- a CDS encoding S8 family serine peptidase — translation MPMKRWILANAVLALALAACASPPESSETAERTALEADTSRRVLSEEEPHGIVVDFKDGTSQEEIDAWEAEWGVDLTYNSAEGPRSGVTIAHGVEDVDAALERIRQHPAVESAEPLRVYRVPVGEEAVFDEPAPALDKEGFTPNDPEYPRQWNLRMIHMPQAWQRSHGKGVVVAVLDTGIAYEDHDDFKQVPDLKGVRFKKGYDFVGDDTHANDDHGHGTHVAGTIAQATNNGVGVAGVAFEATLMPVKVLNHFGAGTSADIADAIRFAADKGAQVINMSLGGGGYSQVMADAVAYARKKGVTVVAAAGNAGRPRVEFPAAYPGAVAVAAVGPSGVRAFYSSYGRELDIAAPGGDKRQGDAGGILQNTIDPRDVSRSVYAAYQGTSMATPHVAAVAALLYAEGASGPDEVEKALFAGAARAGGQTWTEEYGHGLLDAEASLEALGGASSRWPSLWWALALLVVVLLTLRGRERPGYFNILLRPSFLVPLVLATVGAFFLRSWVGGVPGAAGEVVQVAWLPIPDWQRIIFGTRTVSPLFYSALIPLVLSIFAIKFKGLRPALGGLALGFAGFLAYTAWVKAPALAWMPFTFMARPWLVVNVLICLFISRAMLRRESP, via the coding sequence ATGCCCATGAAGCGTTGGATCCTGGCGAACGCGGTGTTGGCCCTGGCGCTGGCGGCCTGCGCGTCGCCCCCGGAGTCCTCGGAGACGGCGGAGCGAACGGCACTCGAGGCGGACACCTCGCGGCGCGTGCTGTCGGAGGAGGAGCCCCACGGCATCGTGGTGGACTTCAAGGACGGCACCTCGCAGGAGGAGATCGACGCCTGGGAGGCGGAGTGGGGGGTGGACCTCACGTACAACTCCGCGGAGGGGCCGCGCTCGGGCGTGACGATCGCGCACGGGGTGGAGGACGTGGACGCGGCGCTCGAGCGCATCCGCCAGCACCCGGCCGTGGAGTCCGCCGAGCCGCTGCGCGTGTACCGGGTGCCCGTGGGCGAGGAGGCCGTGTTCGACGAGCCGGCGCCGGCGCTCGACAAGGAGGGCTTCACGCCGAATGATCCCGAGTACCCCCGGCAATGGAACCTGCGGATGATCCACATGCCCCAGGCGTGGCAGCGCAGCCACGGCAAGGGCGTGGTGGTGGCGGTGCTGGACACGGGCATCGCCTACGAGGACCACGACGACTTCAAGCAGGTGCCGGACCTCAAGGGCGTCCGGTTCAAGAAGGGGTACGACTTCGTCGGCGACGACACGCACGCCAATGACGACCATGGGCATGGCACGCACGTGGCGGGCACCATCGCGCAGGCGACGAACAACGGGGTGGGCGTGGCGGGCGTGGCGTTCGAGGCGACGCTGATGCCGGTGAAGGTGCTCAACCACTTCGGCGCCGGCACGTCGGCGGACATCGCCGATGCCATCCGCTTCGCGGCGGACAAGGGCGCCCAGGTCATCAACATGTCCCTGGGCGGTGGGGGCTACTCGCAGGTGATGGCGGACGCCGTGGCGTACGCCCGGAAGAAGGGCGTCACGGTGGTGGCCGCGGCGGGCAACGCGGGCCGTCCGCGGGTGGAGTTCCCCGCGGCCTATCCGGGCGCGGTGGCGGTGGCCGCGGTGGGCCCGAGCGGCGTGCGCGCTTTCTACTCGTCCTATGGCCGGGAGTTGGACATCGCGGCGCCGGGTGGAGACAAGCGCCAGGGCGACGCGGGCGGCATCCTGCAGAACACGATCGATCCGCGCGACGTCTCGCGCTCCGTCTATGCCGCCTATCAGGGCACGAGCATGGCCACGCCCCACGTGGCGGCGGTGGCGGCGCTGCTCTACGCCGAGGGCGCCAGCGGACCGGACGAGGTGGAGAAGGCCCTGTTCGCGGGCGCGGCGCGCGCGGGCGGGCAGACCTGGACGGAGGAGTATGGCCACGGGCTGCTGGATGCCGAGGCGTCGCTCGAGGCGCTGGGCGGCGCGAGCTCGCGCTGGCCGTCGCTGTGGTGGGCCCTGGCGCTGCTGGTGGTGGTGCTGCTGACGCTGCGCGGGCGCGAGCGTCCGGGCTACTTCAACATCCTCCTGCGTCCGAGTTTCCTCGTGCCGCTGGTGCTGGCCACCGTGGGGGCGTTCTTCCTCCGCTCGTGGGTGGGCGGTGTCCCGGGCGCGGCGGGCGAGGTGGTGCAGGTGGCCTGGCTGCCCATTCCCGACTGGCAGCGCATCATCTTCGGCACCCGCACGGTCAGCCCGCTCTTCTACAGCGCGCTCATCCCCCTGGTGCTCTCCATCTTCGCCATCAAGTTCAAGGGGCTGCGCCCCGCGCTGGGCGGGCTCGCGCTGGGCTTCGCCGGCTTCCTCGCCTACACCGCCTGGGTCAAGGCGCCCGCGCTGGCGTGGATGCCCTTCACCTTCATGGCCCGGCCCTGGCTGGTGGTGAACGTGCTCATCTGCCTCTTCATCTCGCGCGCCATGCTGCGCCGGGAGTCGCCATGA
- a CDS encoding DUF5818 domain-containing protein, producing MTLTGRVVFRDIETGVWVLEGDDGRTYQLAGGDRKIKKDGQRIEVHGDVDRDAFTVAMVGPVFTVSSYRFL from the coding sequence ATGACGCTCACCGGACGCGTGGTGTTCCGCGACATCGAAACGGGCGTCTGGGTGCTGGAGGGCGATGACGGTCGCACCTACCAGCTCGCGGGCGGGGACCGGAAGATCAAGAAGGACGGCCAGCGCATCGAGGTGCACGGGGACGTGGACCGCGACGCGTTCACCGTTGCCATGGTCGGCCCCGTGTTCACCGTGAGCTCGTACCGCTTCCTCTGA